Genomic window (Chloroflexota bacterium):
CAGCAAATTTCTCACGGTCGAAGATCACACCGTCGAATTGCCGGACGGACGCGTGATTGAGAATTGGTCGCGCGTCATTTTGCCGGATTACGCTTGCATCGTGGCGAGTGATGATCGAAGCCAGTTTATCTTTTTTCGCCAATGCAAATATGCGATTGAGGGACTGACGCTTGCGCCGGCAGGTGGCTATCTTGAACCCGGCGAGGATCCGCTGGTTGGCGCGCAACGCGAATTGCTTGAGGAGACCGGCTTCGTCGCGCGCACGTGGATTTCGTTGGGCGCGTATCCGGTGGATGCCAATCGTGGTTGCGGCACAGCTAACTTTTTTCTCGCTTTGGGTGTGCAACAAATCCAAGACCGGCACGCCGATGATCTCGAAGAGCAAGCCGTGGTTTGGCTCACCCGCGCTCAAGTCGAAGAGGCGCTTGCTGCCGGCGAATTCAAAGAACTGGCATGGGTGGCGATTGTCGCGCTCGCGTTGAGGCGGTTAGACGAATTGGATTGTCTACCGTAGATCAGATTCGCGCGCTGACTCTATGCAGAAGCCAAACGGAGTCTGCGTTTGAACCGTCTGGTTTTTTCGATCAAGGGTCGTTCAATCAACCGATAACTCAACCCACCGACCATGGTTGTAGCGCATAAAATACCGGATAGAATCAACACATTTGCAAGTGGGTTCGGAGCGAAGAAATACGCCCAAATGTGTCCAAGCAGCGTCATCGTTGGTACATGTGAAAGATAGAGCGCGTAGGAAGCATCCCCCAGGTGACTTGCCCAATGCGGAATCGAAATATTTTTTTTGAATTCTAAATTCACACAGCCGTAAGCGACGAACGCGGCAGGCAATCCATACGCGGGCGCACGCACCCATACAAACCATCCTGCAGGAAGTGAAAAAACGGTCATGCTGATTACAGACACGGCATAGAGGACGACGCCGATCACGAGAGCAATCCTTCCAAAGCGCCCCGGCTTGGAATAGAAAAGAATCGCGGCGAAACCGCCGAGAACAAATTCATAATTCAGCGGGTGAGTAACAAGCGCAAAGGTCGCGTCTTGTTCGAGATTGGTGATCCGTCCGACCAGCTCGCCGATAGCCGTTAGAAAAACCCAAACCAATAATGCCCAGGGCAAGTGTTCTTCGGCGAGGACGAGCAACAGGACGGCAAAGACAAGATAAAAATAAATTTGGTTGACGAGCGACCACCCAACATTGACGAGAGGCAGTAGGTTGTCGGGTAAGAGGAGAAATGATGCGACGATATCAATCTGATTACTCTGGGCGGCATTGACCAGACTGGGGTTGTAGATATAGACGCCGAGCACGAGCAATGTGAAAAACCAATAAGTCGGATAGACGCGTGTGGCGCGGTCGTAGAGAAAATTCAGAACAACGTTTAGAGAACGAAATTTCTTGCGCGTGACCGTGACCGTGATGAAGCCACTGATGACGATAAATAGGTCCAACCCGCCGTACCCGAACTCAGGGCGCGGCGGAAGCGCGATTCCACCGCCGTACTTGAGGTCAATGATGCTCAAGTGGAATAACATGACGAGGAGGATCGCGATAGCGCGTAGGGCTTGAATGCTAGCGAGTTTTTTTGGTTTGTTTTCTGGAGACATAATCCTGACAACGCGATTATAGCACCCCGAGCGGAGAGCGTCAAAGAATGCGCGCAATTCGATTTGACGCCCGTTTTGAAAGATGTTATAATTTGCCCAGTTCAGAGAGCATCTCCAACGGCACCGCCTCTCAACATTTCACCTCATTTTGGACGATTTGTTTTTCCCAACTATTCGTATGCATGCAATGTACCCGCGTAGCGGGTTCAAGGATATTTGTTCATTCGTTCGGTTGACCGATTACCTGGTCGGCTGATTTTTCTTTTCCTCACGGAGTCTCACGTGGCAGAAACCCTCGACTATTCAGCGCTCGAACCCAAAACACTCGCCGAACTGCGCGAGATTGCCAAAGAGCAAGGCATCAGCGGCTATTCGCGCTACAAAAAGACGGATCTCATCTTTCGCCTCTTGCGCGCGAAAGCCGAACGCGAAGGATTGATTTTCGGTGGCGGTGTTTTACAGATCGTGGAAGATGGCATCGGCTTTTTGCGCTCCGATCACTTGCTTCCCGGTCCCGAAGATGTGTACGTCTCCCAATCGCAAATCCGTCGTTTTGGATTGCGCACCGGCGACATGGTCATCGGGCAAGTGCGACCACCCAAAGACACGGAAAAGTATTTTGGACTTTTGCGCGTCGAAGCCGTGAACGGTCTTGATCCTGAAGCCGCCAAAGCCCGCCCCGATTTCGATAAACTCACCCCGATCTTCCCGAACCAGCAGTACAAACTCGAAACCAAGCCCAACATTCTCGCGACGCGCCTGCTCGATATGCTCGCGCCGATTGGACGCGGGCAACGCGGGTTGATCGTCTCGCCGCCCAAAGCCGGCAAGACGACGATTCTGAAACAGATCGCGAACGGCATTAGCGAAAATTATCCGGACGCGCACTTGATGGTTGTGTTGATCGGCGAGCGCCCGGAAGAAGTGACCGATATGGATCGTTCGGTCGAAGCGGAAGTCTTCTCGTCCACGTTCGACGACGTGGTCGAAAATCAAACGCGCGTCGCGGAGATGGCGCTCGAGCGCGCGAAACGTTTGACCGAAGGCGGCAAGGATGTCGTCGTGATGCTCGATTCGATCACGCGGCTTGCGCGCGCGTACAACCTCGTCGTGCCGCCGAGCGGACGCACCTTGACCGGCGGTTTCGATCCCGCCGCGCTCTATCCGCCGAAACGCTTTTTCGGCGCGGCGCGCAAACTGGAAGAGGGCGGCTCGTTGACGATTATCGCAACCTGCTTGATTGATACCGGCAGTCGCATGGACGATTTGATTTACGAAGAATTCAAAGGCACGGGCAACAGCGAAGTACATTTGAACCGCAAGTTATCCGAACGCCGCATCTTCCCGGCGATTGACGCGGAGCGATCGAGCACGCGGCGCGAGGAATTGTTGATCGAAGATGAAACGCTGGCGCGCGTGTGGACGTTGCGCCGGATGATGGACATGATGGGCGGCGGCGCGGACGCCATCGAACCGGTGATCGGACGCATCATGAAGACGCGCACCAACAAGGAATTCCTGATGACGCTGAACAAGGACGCGCTGTAAATGCCGGAGTATCGTCTTTCGTTGAGCGCGCGCCTGAAAATTTGGCTCGCGCCCATCTGGATGCAAACGCGCGATTTTGTCCGCGAGATTGTCGAAGACATGCCGTTGCTTACGCGCGTCGCATCGCACGTCGGCTTGTTGCTCGTCGTCGCGTTGACGATTGCCGCGAGTGGCGTGCAATTGAATGTCGGCGGGAAGATCGAAAAAAACAATGACGTGGCGCTGGGCGCAGATTTGGCAATCGTGCCGGATCCGATTCTAGATGACGACGACTCGGTATTTCGTTCGCCGATTCCGATTACGAATGTACCCAAGCGCGTACGTCGCGATGTCGTCAAGTACACGGTCAAGTCCGGCGATAATGTGAGCGGCATCGCGGACGAGTTCGAAGTGAGCGCCGATTCGATTCTGTGGGCGAATCCGAAACTCGAAGATAACCCGGATATGTTATCGGTCGGTCAAGTCATCAACATTCCACCCGTGTCCGGCGTGCTGTACACTGTCCAGTCCGGTGATTCGTTGCAAAAAATCGCGGACAAGTTCAAAACCAAAAAGGTGACGACGGACACGCTGATTCAAAACATGGCGGCGTTCGAATTTAACAAAGAGAATCACGAACTCAAAGCGCCCGACTTTGGTTTGACGGTGGGTCAAGTCCTGATGGTGCCCGGCGGTTCCAAACCGTACACGCCGCGCGTCGTCTATGCGTACAGCGGTCCGATTCCGGCGAGCGCGGCGCGCGGAACGGGACACTTTGGTTGGCCCGTGTCTGGGCGCATTACGCAAAAATTTTGGACGCGCCATCCTGGGATTGATATTGGCGCGCCGCTCGGCACACCGATCTACGCGGCGGATTCCGGTTACGTCGTGACCGCGGGCTGGAGCACGGTTGGTTACGGATTTATGATTCTGGTCAATCATGGAAACGGATACGTGACGCGATATGGGCACTTGAGCGCGTTCAGCGTCGAAGTCGGCGATTCGGTGAAAAAAGGCGCGATGATTGGTCGCGTCGGCAGCACCGGCAATTCGACGGGACCGCACTTGCACTTTGAAGTTATCTTGAGCGGAGTGCATCGTAATCCATTCTCCTACTTGCCGGGACGATAGCAAAACGAATGAGCGAACGCGGGAGGGTGATACTCCCGCGTTTTTTTTGAATAGGCGGAACTATGCGTAGCGCGTTGCGAATCGGTCGCATCATGGGGATTGATATCAACTTGGATGTGAGTTGGTTTCTCATCGTGCTCTTGATGGTGTACGCGTTGGGCTTTGTGCAATTCCCACGCGAGTTACGTCCGAACGCGTTTTTTCCGCGCGCGGATTGGCTTTCGATTACGTTGGGCTTGGCGACGACATTGTTGTTGTTCGCGTCGGTTCTCGCGCACGAACTCGCGCACTCGTGGATGGCGCTCGCGCGCGGCATTCCGGTTACGCGCATCACGCTGTTCATCTTCGGCGGTGTCGCGCAAATCGCGGATGAGCCCGAGCGCCCTGCGACCGAGTTTCTGATCGCGGTGATGGGTCCACTGATGAGTTTGGTGCTCGCAATTTTATTTGGCGGCGCGTGGTTGTGGTTGTCGTTTATCAACGGTACGCACTGGCTCGACGTTTCGCTCGCGCCGCTGATTTTGCCGGCGGGCATTCTCGCACAGGCGAACGGCTCGCTCGTGTTGTTCAACCTCGCGCCCGGTTTCCCGCTCGATGGGGGACGCGTGTTGCGCGCGGCGTTGTGGGGCGCGTGGCGCGATGTGCGGCGTGCGACCAAGTGGGCGTCGCGCGCGGGACAGGCGCTCGCGATCTTGATGGTGGGCGGCGGCGTGATCCTCTTTTTCGTTTTTTCGGATGGCAGTGGAATTTGGTATGCGCTGATCGGTTTCTTTTTGTGGAACGCGGCGGGGCAGGGTTATCGGCAAACGCTCCTGATTGAATCGTTGCGCAATGTAACAGTGGCGCAGTTGATGGTGCGCGGCTTTCCGCGCGTCGCCCCGGAGATTCTGGTTACGGAATTCATCGAACAACACTTGTTGCCGGTGCGCGACCAGGTTTTCGCGGTGATGGCGGGTGAAGAATTTCGCGGCGTGATTTCGATTGAGCAAATCAAACGCCTGGCGCGCGCGGAATGGAACGTGAGACGCGTAAGCGAAGTGATGCTACCGCGCGAGCGGCTCGCCGTGCTCGATCCGCAACAGACCGGCGCCAAGGCGCTCGCGCGGTTAAGCGCGAGCGAGTCGGACGACATCGCGGTGATCGAAGGTGGCGCACTCGTCGGCTTTGTCGGTCGCGCAGAACTGACACGATTTATCGAGTTGGACACGACAAGTAAGTGAGAAAAATCACCGGAAATTTGATTTTTTGAAATTCTGTTGTATAATGGCGCACGTTGTAAAGCCGAGGGTTGAAAAAAATGCGCGACACGTTTCGTGCGCTGGACTTGCTTTTTCGCCTAAGCGCGCTGTTCATTGTTTCGACGTTTGGCGCGCTCTTGCTCGGCATCTGGGTAGATCGTACAATGGGCACAGCGCCGCTTGCCACGCTCGCGTTGATGATTTCGGGCATTATCGTGGGAACCGTAGCTACTTATCGCGTGGTGCGAGAATCAAATGACCGGCTCGCCCCGCCGCCGAAATCAGATTCCAAAGCCGACACCCAATCCCGTGACGAATTGCGAGGAGGACCGTAGTGAATCGTACTACTCTCATTATCATTATTGTATTACTTGTTCTGCCCAGTGTCCTCGTTTACGCTGGAATCTTTCCGACCTTTGACAGCAAATCGGTGACTGCCTCGGTGGCAGTCAAGCCCGAAGTCCTCTTTAACCTAAATTTCGGCGCTTTCAAGTTCGAAATCTCGAATACACTCCTCACGACCTGGATTGTGACGCTCCTGATCGTCCTCTTTGTATACTTTGCGACACGCCAAATGTCGCTGATCCCTAGTGGTTTGCAAAACCTGCTCGAATTGATTATCGAAATGCTCGACGGTCTCGCGACGAGTGTCGCGGGTGAACGCGGACGCATGTTCTTTCCCTGGATCGCGACGATTTTCCTTTTCGTCTTGGTTTCGAACTGGCTCGGCTTGATTCCGGGTTTCGGTCCGGTTGGATATATTCCGGTCAGTGAAGAACATCCCGCGCCAAAAGGCATTATGACGTTCGACCTCGGCAAAGGATTTTCGGACGCGATCGGTCCCGAACACAAAGCCGCCGCGGGGGCAAAAGAAGGTGAACATTCTTCGGCACCGGCGGAAGAAGAAGAACAAGTCCTGGCGCCGTTCGTGCGCTCGCCTTCGACCGATATGAACACAACACTCGCGCTCGCGCTCATCTCGGTCATCGCGACCCAGGTTTATGGGATGAAGGTCGTCGGTCCGATCAAATACTGGACGAAATTTTTTGCCTTTGCCAAGCTGGGCGATTTCTTTGGCGCGTTGTTCAAGGGCAAATTCAACATCGGTTTGTTGATGTTCGGATTCCTTGATCTGTTCGTGGGCTTGCTCGAATTCATCAGCGAGATGGTGAAAATCCTCTCGTTCACCTTTCGTCTTTTTGGCAACATCTTTGCGGGCGAAGTGGTCTTGCTCATCATGGCATTCCTCTTTTCCGCGTTGCCGCTTCCATTCTACGGACTGGAACTGTTCGTCGGCTTTATGCAGGCGTTCGTGTTCTGCATCTTGACGCTCGTGTTCATGACGATTGCAACCACCGCGCACAGCGCGGAGGCACATCATTAAATCGGACCCACACAAACACATTTTCAGGAGGATTCCATGACTGACGCAGGACTACGACTCATTGCCGCCGCGCTCGCGATCGGCTTGGGCACGATTGGACCAGGCATCGGCTTGGGTTTGCTCGTCAACTCGGCATTGGGCGCGATTGGACGCAACCCCGAAGCTGCGGGCACCGTGCAGATCAACATGTTCATCGGTATCGCCGTGACCGAAGCGCTCGGTATCTTTGCGTTGGTGGTCTCGCTGTTGATCGGGTTCAAGATTTTCTAATCTGATCCCCACTGTCATTTCGAGCGGGGCGAGAAATCTTTTGCCGTTTCAACTAGAAATTTCTCGTCGCACACTACGCTCCTCGAAATGACAACTTGAATTGGAGGACCACCTTGGACAAGTTAGGTATCAATCTTGCATGGCTTGCCGCACAAGTCATCAACTTTTTCGTGCTCTTTTTCCTCTTGGGCGCGTTCGCGTACAAGCCCGTGCTCAAGATGCTTGAATCGCGCAAGCAAAAAATTCAAGAGAGTCTCGAATACGCCGAAAAGGTCAAGCGCGATGCGGCGGAACAACAAAAGGAATTCGACCGCAAGTTAGAAGAGACGCGCCGTGAAACGCAAGCTGCTTCTGCCGCCGCCGCGCAAGTAGGTGAGAAGGAACGCGAGGTGATTCTCGCGCAAGCCCGCGAAGACGCGCGCAAATTGATCGAGCAGGCAAAAGAGCAAATCGAGTACGAGCGCAAACAAATGCTTTCCGATTTGCGCGAAGAAGTCGTGCGCTTGTCGCTCGCCGCGGCGCAAAAAGTCATCAACCAGTCGCTTGACGAAAAGGCACACCGCCAGTTGATCGGCGATTTCCTCGCGCAGGCAGACACGCTGGGCAAGAACTAGGAGGGCGCGTGGCAGACGAACGATTAGCCCAGACATACGCGCAAGCCCTGTTCGAGCAGGCGGTTGGCAACTGGCTCGCGCCGCTCAAAGCCGTTTCGGCGGCGTTGACGAAATCTGGTTTGACCGACAAGTTGGACGATACGGGAACCGCGTTTTCGCAAAAGCAAGAACTACTCAAATCCGCGCTGCCGACGAATACCGCGCCGCAAGTGCAGAACCTGGTTTCCTTGCTCGTGAGCAAAAACCAGGCGCACCTGCTTCCGCAAGTCGTCGCCGAGTTTGAACGGTACGCGCAACGAACGCCGGCGAGCGCGATCGCACACGTCACGAGCGCGGTGGCGCTGACGGACGCGGAAAAGCAAACGCTCGAAACGAAACTGCGCGTGCAATTCGGCAAAGAGACGGTGTTCGACTACAGTGTAGATGCCAACGTTCTCGGCGGCGTGATCGTGCGCGTGGGCGACAAGGTGATTGACGCGAGCGTTGCCGGGAAACTGGCGGCGCTGAAAGAAAAACTAAAGTAGCAATTACCAATTACCATTTACCAATTATTGGCAAGTGGTAATTCGTGTCTGGTAATTTGTCATTGTTTATTGGAGGATCGGATGGCGATTCGGGTTGACGACATTACTGCACAGATCAGAAAGCAAATTGAATCATT
Coding sequences:
- a CDS encoding NUDIX hydrolase, encoding MQPWKTLARRTILNHSKFLTVEDHTVELPDGRVIENWSRVILPDYACIVASDDRSQFIFFRQCKYAIEGLTLAPAGGYLEPGEDPLVGAQRELLEETGFVARTWISLGAYPVDANRGCGTANFFLALGVQQIQDRHADDLEEQAVVWLTRAQVEEALAAGEFKELAWVAIVALALRRLDELDCLP
- a CDS encoding acyltransferase; protein product: MSPENKPKKLASIQALRAIAILLVMLFHLSIIDLKYGGGIALPPRPEFGYGGLDLFIVISGFITVTVTRKKFRSLNVVLNFLYDRATRVYPTYWFFTLLVLGVYIYNPSLVNAAQSNQIDIVASFLLLPDNLLPLVNVGWSLVNQIYFYLVFAVLLLVLAEEHLPWALLVWVFLTAIGELVGRITNLEQDATFALVTHPLNYEFVLGGFAAILFYSKPGRFGRIALVIGVVLYAVSVISMTVFSLPAGWFVWVRAPAYGLPAAFVAYGCVNLEFKKNISIPHWASHLGDASYALYLSHVPTMTLLGHIWAYFFAPNPLANVLILSGILCATTMVGGLSYRLIERPLIEKTRRFKRRLRLASA
- the rho gene encoding transcription termination factor Rho gives rise to the protein MAETLDYSALEPKTLAELREIAKEQGISGYSRYKKTDLIFRLLRAKAEREGLIFGGGVLQIVEDGIGFLRSDHLLPGPEDVYVSQSQIRRFGLRTGDMVIGQVRPPKDTEKYFGLLRVEAVNGLDPEAAKARPDFDKLTPIFPNQQYKLETKPNILATRLLDMLAPIGRGQRGLIVSPPKAGKTTILKQIANGISENYPDAHLMVVLIGERPEEVTDMDRSVEAEVFSSTFDDVVENQTRVAEMALERAKRLTEGGKDVVVMLDSITRLARAYNLVVPPSGRTLTGGFDPAALYPPKRFFGAARKLEEGGSLTIIATCLIDTGSRMDDLIYEEFKGTGNSEVHLNRKLSERRIFPAIDAERSSTRREELLIEDETLARVWTLRRMMDMMGGGADAIEPVIGRIMKTRTNKEFLMTLNKDAL
- a CDS encoding M23 family metallopeptidase translates to MPEYRLSLSARLKIWLAPIWMQTRDFVREIVEDMPLLTRVASHVGLLLVVALTIAASGVQLNVGGKIEKNNDVALGADLAIVPDPILDDDDSVFRSPIPITNVPKRVRRDVVKYTVKSGDNVSGIADEFEVSADSILWANPKLEDNPDMLSVGQVINIPPVSGVLYTVQSGDSLQKIADKFKTKKVTTDTLIQNMAAFEFNKENHELKAPDFGLTVGQVLMVPGGSKPYTPRVVYAYSGPIPASAARGTGHFGWPVSGRITQKFWTRHPGIDIGAPLGTPIYAADSGYVVTAGWSTVGYGFMILVNHGNGYVTRYGHLSAFSVEVGDSVKKGAMIGRVGSTGNSTGPHLHFEVILSGVHRNPFSYLPGR
- a CDS encoding site-2 protease family protein, whose protein sequence is MRSALRIGRIMGIDINLDVSWFLIVLLMVYALGFVQFPRELRPNAFFPRADWLSITLGLATTLLLFASVLAHELAHSWMALARGIPVTRITLFIFGGVAQIADEPERPATEFLIAVMGPLMSLVLAILFGGAWLWLSFINGTHWLDVSLAPLILPAGILAQANGSLVLFNLAPGFPLDGGRVLRAALWGAWRDVRRATKWASRAGQALAILMVGGGVILFFVFSDGSGIWYALIGFFLWNAAGQGYRQTLLIESLRNVTVAQLMVRGFPRVAPEILVTEFIEQHLLPVRDQVFAVMAGEEFRGVISIEQIKRLARAEWNVRRVSEVMLPRERLAVLDPQQTGAKALARLSASESDDIAVIEGGALVGFVGRAELTRFIELDTTSK
- a CDS encoding AtpZ/AtpI family protein, producing MRDTFRALDLLFRLSALFIVSTFGALLLGIWVDRTMGTAPLATLALMISGIIVGTVATYRVVRESNDRLAPPPKSDSKADTQSRDELRGGP
- the atpB gene encoding F0F1 ATP synthase subunit A is translated as MNRTTLIIIIVLLVLPSVLVYAGIFPTFDSKSVTASVAVKPEVLFNLNFGAFKFEISNTLLTTWIVTLLIVLFVYFATRQMSLIPSGLQNLLELIIEMLDGLATSVAGERGRMFFPWIATIFLFVLVSNWLGLIPGFGPVGYIPVSEEHPAPKGIMTFDLGKGFSDAIGPEHKAAAGAKEGEHSSAPAEEEEQVLAPFVRSPSTDMNTTLALALISVIATQVYGMKVVGPIKYWTKFFAFAKLGDFFGALFKGKFNIGLLMFGFLDLFVGLLEFISEMVKILSFTFRLFGNIFAGEVVLLIMAFLFSALPLPFYGLELFVGFMQAFVFCILTLVFMTIATTAHSAEAHH
- the atpE gene encoding ATP synthase F0 subunit C translates to MTDAGLRLIAAALAIGLGTIGPGIGLGLLVNSALGAIGRNPEAAGTVQINMFIGIAVTEALGIFALVVSLLIGFKIF
- the atpF gene encoding F0F1 ATP synthase subunit B, with amino-acid sequence MDKLGINLAWLAAQVINFFVLFFLLGAFAYKPVLKMLESRKQKIQESLEYAEKVKRDAAEQQKEFDRKLEETRRETQAASAAAAQVGEKEREVILAQAREDARKLIEQAKEQIEYERKQMLSDLREEVVRLSLAAAQKVINQSLDEKAHRQLIGDFLAQADTLGKN
- a CDS encoding F0F1 ATP synthase subunit delta, which codes for MADERLAQTYAQALFEQAVGNWLAPLKAVSAALTKSGLTDKLDDTGTAFSQKQELLKSALPTNTAPQVQNLVSLLVSKNQAHLLPQVVAEFERYAQRTPASAIAHVTSAVALTDAEKQTLETKLRVQFGKETVFDYSVDANVLGGVIVRVGDKVIDASVAGKLAALKEKLK